A window of Macrobrachium rosenbergii isolate ZJJX-2024 chromosome 15, ASM4041242v1, whole genome shotgun sequence contains these coding sequences:
- the LOC136846717 gene encoding arrestin red cell-like: MVVKFQVFKKSSPNSKVTIYLTKRDYIDHSSHVDKVEGVVLFDPNYVQDRNVYVQMGLIFRFGREDEESMGYNFVKTLYIDTTQLYPPLKEVKASEIQRNLINRLGNFAFAFNLDFPKLASPSYTMMRGFEDEGPLINVEYEVMGFVGATEQDIDKRNVANLTVRRLMECPTRFFDRPAPDGNITKAFLTCSGTVTIEAALTSSVYFPDEDIHVKVCIKNHASREVKRLKAKVVQLSEVPMFSTNQVRDKTLMKADDIICLAPGACTNREFVLVARVPARTATGKIFLQGKLRQDAEDQLAPSTVTHPSVSKDDIFGIHVQYAVRIKAVLGPLFGDVTLDIPFTLAGRPE, from the exons ATGGTGGTCAAATTCCAAGTTTTTAAGAAAAGCTCCCCTAATAGCAAG GTAACGATTTACCTGACGAAGAGAGACTACATCGACCACTCGAGTCATGTGGATAAAGTTG AGGGAGTCGTCCTCTTCGACCCCAACTATGTACAGGACCGAAACGTGTACGTCCAAATGGGACTCATCTTCCGTTTTGGCAGGGAGGACGAGGAGTCCATGGGATACAATTTCGTGAAGACCCTGTACATCGACACCACCCAGTTGTATCCACCCTTGAAGGAAGTAAAAGCTTCTGAGATACAG AGGAATCTCATCAACCGCCTGGGGAACTTCGCCTTCGCCTTCAACCTGGATTTCCCTAAACTGGCCAGTCCCTCTTACACCATGATGAGGGGCTTTGAGGATGAAGGACCTCTCATCAACGTGGAGTATGAGGTCATGGGATTCGTCGGGGCTACCGAACAAGACATCGACAAGAG gaacgttgccaacctgaccgtCCGACGCCTGATGGAATGCCCCACGCGATTCTTCGACAGACCCGCTCCCGACGGCAACATCACCAAGGCCTTCCTGACCTGTTCTGGCACAGTGACCATCGAGGCTGCTCTCACCAGCTCGGTCTACTTTCCTGACGAAGACATCCACGTCAAAGTCTGCATCAAGAACCACGCCTCCAGGGAAGTCAAGAGACTGAAG GCGAAGGTCGTTCAGCTTAGCGAGGTGCCCATGTTCAGTACAAACCAGGTCAGGGACAAGACGCTCATGAAGGCTGATGACATCATCTGCTTGGCACCCGGTGCCTGCACCAATCGCGAGTTCGTGCTGGTGGCGCGAGTGCCAGCGAGAAC AGCCACAGGTAAAATTTTCCTGCAAGGAAAACTGAGGCAGGACGCTGAGGACCAGCTGGCACCGTCTACCGTCACCCACCCTTCTGTCAGTAAGGACGACATCTTCGGAATCCACGTCCAGTACGCCGTCAGGATAAAAGCCGTTCTTGGGCCCCTCTTCGGAGACGTCACCTTGGACATCCCATTCACTCTAGCCGGAAGGCCTGAG TAA